The Carassius auratus strain Wakin chromosome 27, ASM336829v1, whole genome shotgun sequence genome includes a region encoding these proteins:
- the LOC113046268 gene encoding kinesin-1 heavy chain-like: protein MADPAECTIKVMCRFRPLNSSEVTRGDKYIARFQGEDSVVIGGRPYVFDRVFQSNTSQEQVYTACAQQIVKDVLGGYNGTIFAYGQTSSGKTHTMEGNLHDTDGMGIIPRIVQDIFNYIYSMDENLEFHIKVSYFEIYMDKIRDLLDVSKTNLSVHEDKNRVPYVKGCTERFVSSPDEVMDTIDEGKSNRHVAVTNMNEHSSRSHSIFLINVKQENTQTEQKLSGKLYLVDLAGSEKVSKTGAEGAVLDEAKNINKSLSSLGNVISALAESSTYIPYRDSKMTRILQDSLGGNCRTTIVICCSPSSYNEAETKSTLMFGQRAKTIKNTVILNVELTAEQWKKKYEREKERNKSLRNTITWLENELNRWRNGESVPAEEQFDKEKINAEVLALDNTINNDKFASTPSMPPMPGMLGVRLTDVEKEKCEVELAKMYKQLDDKDEEINQQSQLVEKLKQQMLDQEELLASSRRDHDNLQSELTRLQLENDASKEEVKEVLQALEELAVNYDQKSQEVEDKTKEFEALSEELGQKSSTLASIDSELQKLKEMANHQKKRVTEMMSSLLKDLTEIGIAVGNNDIKQHEGSGLIDEEFTVARLYISKMKSEVKSMVKRCKQLENTQSESNKTMDETEKELAACHLLISQHEAKIKSLTEYLQNVEHKKRQLEEDVDSLNEELVKISAQEKVTAMEKESEIQSANEVKEAVEKQIQSHREAHQKQLSSLRDELETKEKLITDLQDLNQKILLEQERLRVEHEKLKSTDQEKSRKLHELTMMQDRREQARQDLKGLEETVAKELQTLHNLRKLFVQDLATRVKKSAEMDSDETGGSAAQKQKISFLENNLEQLTKVHKQLVRDNADLRCELPKLEKRLRATAERVKALESALKEAKENASRDRKRYQTEVDRIKEAVRAKNMARRGHSAQIAKPIRPGQQT from the exons ATGGCGGACCCGGCGGAGTGCACCATTAAAGTCATGTGCCGTTTCAGGCCATTGAATAGCTCGGAGGTGACGAGGGGGGACAAATACATCGCCAGATTTCAGGGAGAGGACAGCGTCGTGATCGGG GGTAGGCCGTATGTGTTTGACAGAGTTTTCCAGTCCAATACGTCTCAGGAGCAAGTGTACACAGCCTGCGCTCAACAAATCGTCAAAG ATGTACTTGGGGGCTATAATGGAACCATTTTCGCCTATGGTCAGACATCCTCGGGCAAAACGCACACAATGGAG GGAAATCTCCATGACACAGATGGAATGGGAATCATTCCCAGAATTGTGCAAGACATCTTTAACTATATTTACTCtatggatgaaaacctggagttCCACATTAAA GTGTCATATTTTGAGATTTATATGGATAAGATTCGGGACCTGTTGGATG TTTCAAAGACTAATTTATCTGTACATGAAGACAAAAACAGGGTTCCTTATGTCAAG GGCTGCACTGAGCGATTTGTTTCCAGTCCAGACGAGGTGATGGACACTATTGACGAGGGCAAATCTAACAGACATGTAGCTGTGACAA ACATGAATGAACACAGCTCCAGGAGTCACAGTATTTTCCTGATCAATGTGAAGCAGGAGAACACACAGACAGAACAGAAGCTCAGCGGGAAACTCTACCTAGTCGACTTGGCAGGCAGTGAGAAG GTCAGTAAAACAGGAGCTGAAGGCGCTGTGCTGGATGAAGCCAAAAACATCAACAAGTCTCTGTCATCTCTGGGCAACGTGATATCAGCCTTAGCCGAGAGCTCG ACCTACATTCCATACAGAGACAGTAAAATGACAAGGATCTTGCAGGATTCTCTGGGTGGAAACTGCCGGACCACCATCGTCATCTGCTGCTCTCCTTCTTCATATAACGAGGCCGAGACCAAATCAACCCTTATGTTCGGACAGAG AGCCAAGACGATTAAGAACACAGTGATTTTGAATGTAGAGCTGACAGCAGAGCAATGGAAGAAGAAATACGAGCGAGAGAAGGAACGAAACAAGAGCCTTCGAAACACCATCACATGGCTGGAGAACGAACTCAACCGCTGGAGAAATG GTGAAAGCGTACCTGCAGAGGAGCAATTTGATAAAGAGAAGATTAATGCTGAAGTGTTGGCGCTGGATAACaccattaataatgataaatttgCATCCACACCAAGCATGCCGCCCATGCCAGGGATGCTAGGAGTCCGACTCACCGATGTTGAGAAGGAAAAATGTGAGGTTGAACTCGCCAAAATGTACAAGCAGCTTGATGACAAG gaTGAAGAGATTAATCAGCAGTCTCAGCTGGTGGAGAAGCTCAAGCAGCAGATGTTGGACCAGGAAGAG TTGCTGGCCTCGTCAAGAAGAGACCATGATAACCTGCAGTCAGAGCTGACTCGTTTACAGCTGGAGAACGATGCATCTAAAGAGGAGGTGAAGGAGGTGCTGCAGGCCCTGGAGGAGCTCGCTGTCAACTACGACCAGAAAAGTCAGGAGGTGGAGGACAAAACCAAGGAGTTTGAAGCCCTCAGCGAAGAACTTGGTCAGAAGTCT AGTACTCTGGCGTCTATAGACTCAGAGCTGCAGAAACTGAAAGAAATGGCCAATCACCAGAAGAAGAGGGTAACTGAGATGATGTCATCACTGCTAAAAGATCTGACTGAGATTGGCATTGCAGTGGGCAACAATGACATCAAG CAGCACGAGGGGAGTGGTCTTATAGATGAAGAGTTCACTGTAGCCAGACTCTACATCAGTAAGATGAAGTCTGAAGTCAAATCAATGGTCAAACGTTGCAAGCAGCTAGAAAACACTCAGTCTGAGAGCAACAAAACCATGGATGAAACTGAGAAGGAGCTTGCAGCATGCCATTTACTCATCTCCCAG CACGAGGCAAAGATTAAGTCTCTGACGGAGTATCTGCAGAATGTAGAGCACAAGAAGAGACAGCTTGAGGAGGATGTGGACTCTCTCAATGAAGAGCTGGTCAAAATCAGTGCACAGG AGAAGGTCACTGCAatggagaaagagagtgagattCAGAGTGCCAATGAGGTCAAG GAAGCGGTTGAGAAGCAGATCCAGAGTCACAGAGAGGCCCATCAGAAACAGCTCAGCAGCCTGAGAGACGAACTGGAAACCAAAGAGAAACTCATTACAGATCTACAAGA CCTGAATCAGAAGATCTTGCTGGAGCAGGAGCGTTTGAGGGTAGAACATGAAAAACTCAAATCCACCGACCAGGAGAAGAGCCGCAAACTACACGAGCTCAC TATGATGCAGGACCGCAGAGAACAGGCCAGACAGGATCTGAAAGGCTTGGAGGAGACTGTG GCCAAAGAGCTGCAGACTCTGCACAACCTCAGGAAACTATTTGTTCAGGATCTGGCCACTCGTGTAAAAAAG AGTGCAGAGATGGACTCTGATGAAACTGGTGGCAGTGCTGCTCAGAAGCAGAAGATCTCTTTCCTGGAAAACAATCTAGAACAACTCACCAAGGTCCATAAACAG CTGGTGCGTGATAACGCTGACCTGCGCTGTGAGCTTCCTAAACTGGAGAAGCGTCTGCGGGCGACGGCGGAGCGTGTGAAGGCTCTAGAGTCAGCACTCAAAGAGGCCAAAGAGAACGCGTCCCGTGACCGCAAGCGCTACCAGACAGAGGTGGACCGCATCAAAGAGGCCGTGAGAGCCAAAAACATGGCCCGCAGAGGACACTCCGCACAGATAG CTAAACCCATCAGGCCTGGGCA ACAGACATAA